A segment of the Streptomyces sp. L2 genome:
AAGGAGCAAGGAATGCTGAGCACGATGCAGGACGGGCCGCTGTCGCTCGCCACGCTGCTGCGCCACGCGACCTCTGTACACGCCGACGCCACCGTCACCACCTGGACCGGCCAGGCGGCACGCCGCCGTACGTTCGGTGAACTCGGCTCGCGGAGCGCACAACTGGCGAACGCCCTGCGCGCCTTGGGCGTCGGCGCCTTCGACCGCGTGGCGACGTTCATGTGGAACAACACCGAACACATGGAGATCTACGCCACGGTCCCCGCCACGGGCGCGGTCCTCCACGCCCTGAACATCCGGCTCTTCCCCGAGCAGCTCGTGTTCATCGCCCACCACGCCGAGGACCGGGTGGTGTTCGTGGACGGAACGCTCGCGTCCGCCTTCGAGGAGGTGCTCCCCCGCCTTCACACCGTGCGCCATGTGGTGGTCGTGAACGGTGACGCGGCCGGCTTCCGCGCGCCGCGCGGGGTCGAGGTCCACGACTACGAGTCCCTGCTCAAGGCTCAGCCCGGCGGGTACGACTTTCCCGTCCTGGACGAACGCTCAGCCGCGGCGATGTGCTACACGTCGGGCACGACCGGCGATCCCAAGGGCGTGGTGTACTCGCACCGTTCGCTCTTCCTGCACGCGATGCACGTCACCACTCCGGCCGCGATGGGGCTGTCGACGGGCGACAGATGCCTGGCGGTCGTGCCGATGTTCCACGTCAACGCCTGGAGCCTGCCGTTCGCCTCCATGCTGTCCGGCACGTCGCTCCTCATGCCCGACCGCTTCCTGCAGCCCGAGCCGCTGCTGGCCATGATGGCAGCGGAGCGGCCGACCACCGCCGCCGCCGTACCGACCATCTGGACGGGGCTGGCCGCCAGGCTCGCGACGCACC
Coding sequences within it:
- a CDS encoding long-chain fatty acid--CoA ligase, translated to MLSTMQDGPLSLATLLRHATSVHADATVTTWTGQAARRRTFGELGSRSAQLANALRALGVGAFDRVATFMWNNTEHMEIYATVPATGAVLHALNIRLFPEQLVFIAHHAEDRVVFVDGTLASAFEEVLPRLHTVRHVVVVNGDAAGFRAPRGVEVHDYESLLKAQPGGYDFPVLDERSAAAMCYTSGTTGDPKGVVYSHRSLFLHAMHVTTPAAMGLSTGDRCLAVVPMFHVNAWSLPFASMLSGTSLLMPDRFLQPEPLLAMMAAERPTTAAAVPTIWTGLAARLATHPQDISHLREVVVGGSAMPPTLMRTFEEDHRVKVVHGWGMTETSSVGTVAHPPAHARGEELWRYRMSQGRFAPLVAFRLKDDNDALVPHDGESLGELQVSGPWITGSYYSPGEEPVEAGSFDDGWLRTGDVGRISPDGFLTLVDRAKDVIKSGGEWISSIDMENDIMAHPAVAEAAVFGVPDERWDERPCVAVVLRDGEPADAAALREHLAGTWAKWQLPERWAFVAEIPKTSVGKFDKKVLRRQYADRRLAFIRLG